The Saccharothrix violaceirubra genome segment GGGGCGTGCGCACCACCCGGCACAGCTTCGAGACCCACCCCGCCTTCCACCGCTGGACCGGCACCGCGTGGCAGGACGTGCCGCTGCCCGACAGCCTCGCCCGCACCCCCGCCTCCCACGTCGGCCTGGCCACCGCCGGGGACACCACGTGGGCCTACCTCAAGACCGCGGCCGGCGTGCACGTGCTGCGTCATACTGGACCGTGACCTTCGGCGTGACCGTGCTCGGCACCGCGACTCCCCACCCGCGCCCCGACCGGCCGTGTTCCGGATACCTGCTGCACACCGCCGCCACGCGGATCTGGGTCGACGCCGGCACCGGCACCCTCGCCGAACTCCAACGGCACACCGCGCTCGCCGACGTCGACGCGATCTGGATCTCCCACACCCACGCAGACCACGCCGCCGACCTGCTTCCCGCCTACTACGCGCTGCTCTTCGCCGGACTGCCCCCGCACCGGCCGACCCTGCTCGGCCCACCCGGACTCGCCCACCGGCTGGAGACCTTCCTCGCCTCCACCGGCCCCAACCCCGCCGACGCGGCGTTCGACGTGCGCGAACTCCACGACGGCGCCCGGTTCGACGTCGGCGACCTCAGCCTGCGCACCGCGGCCGTCGACCACGGCGTGCCCGCGTTCGGGCTGCGCGCCGCGCACGACGGCCGGGTGTTCGCGTACTCCGGCGACACCGCGCCCTGCCCCGCCCTCGACGCGCTCGCCGACGGCGCGGACCTGTTCCTGTGCGAGGCCGACGGCGGCGGACCCGACCACTGCGCGCCCGAGGACGCCGCCCGTGCCGGGCGCGGCGCGGGCGGACTGCTGATCACCCACGTCGGACCGGGCCTGACCGAGGCGGAAGCGGCCGAACGCGCCGCCGCTCCGGTGGCCCGTACCGGCGTCACCTACCCGATCGGGTCGTCGTGATCACGCTCGGCGCGACCGTCCTGGACCGCGCCCGCGCCACGCCCACCGGGCGGCCTGTCGTCGTCGACACCCCGGCCGCACCACCGACCCGTCCTTCCGGGCCGACCCCGACCACCGGCGACGAGCCGCGCATGACCGCGCACCCGGACGTCGGCCACGACGCGGCGGGCGGCCACGACCGTTGCCTCCGCGGCACCCTCGCCGACCACCACTGCCGCGCCGGCTCCCCGGACGATCCCGTTCACGCTGTACACCCACTGCGGCATCGCGGAAACGCGCGTGGAGGACCGCTACTACGAGGCCGACCCGCCCCTGGTCGTCTCCCCCGCCGGACCGCCGGCGGACTGGGGCGACCCCGGACCAGCCCGGCACGATGACCTTCGAGTCCGACACCGCGATGGTCTTCCGGGACGATCTGGGCCACGAGATCCGCTTCCGGCCGCGGCCCGGCGCCACGGGGTTCCTCCGGATCCGCCAGTGACTACCCCAACGCGCTGGTGACCGAGTCCAGCAACCCGGGGAACCGGCGTTGCATCTCGTCGCGGCGCAGTTCGTGACGGCGGAAGCTGCCGTGCGGCGTCACCCGCAGCACGCCGGCCTCGCGCAGGACCTTCAGGTGGTGCGACAGCGTCGACATGCTCACCGGCACGTCGAACTGTCCGCACACGATCCCGCCCGACCGGGTCAACTCGGCCACGATCCGCAACCTCACGGGATCGGCGAGCGCGTTCAGCACCGCGGCGAGCTGGATCTCTCCCACGTCCGGGTGTTGTAGAGCGCGCATGACTCCGGATCGTAGCGGCCATCGTCAAGCACGGAATTCTGTCGACACTGAAATATTCGAACGAATAAACAGGTCCGACGAAATGGGACAACGCTGTCACGACGTATCGGAGCGTGACGCCGTCCGCACTCAGCGTCGTTAACTGTAAACACAGCACCCACCGTCGACGTGGGCCGGACGGCGCAGCGCATTACCCCCGGAGTATATCGCCCGCGAAAGTTCCCCCGCCGTTCCCCTGTCCGTTGAGCTGCGGATATGTCGTCGGATCCGACGAACGCTCACCCCCCTGACCTGCGACGGCCACGATCGGCGGCACCGCAGTTCCCACCCGCTCGGGGTTGTTTACGCGGTGATCCACGCCCATACGATCGAGCCCACTTGGTCGCCCGCCCCGGCCACCTGCACCGGACACACAGGAGCGCCCATGAAACGCCACCTCGGTTATGCCGCGGCTCTCGCGGCGATCGCGCTCGTCGCGGCCAACAGTCCGACCGCGACCGCGGCACCGGCGTCCCTCGCCCAGCAGCTCTCCCTGGGCTCCCAGGAACGCCTCGTCGTCGTCGACGTCGTTCCCGGCGCCGACGGCTCGGAGCACGTCCGCTACGACCGCACCTACCGCGGCCTGCCGGTCGTCGGCGGCGACCTCGTCGTCCACCGCGCCCGCGACGGCAAGGTCAAGGACGTCGTCCGCGCCACCGACGCCAAGCTCGACCTGAAGACCACCACCCCGGCGTTCACCGCCGCGGGCGGTCGCCTGGTCGTGTTCGCCGTCGACCGCACGCCGACCCTGGCGTGGGAGACGGTCACCACCGGGGTCAAGGCCGACCAGACCCCGACCGAACTGCACGTCTACACCGACGCCGCCACCGGCGCCGAGCTGCTGCGCTACGACGCCGTCATGCACGTCGAAGGCTCCGGCGTGAGCACCTACAGCGGCACAGTCGCGTTGGAGACCACCCAGTCCGGCAGCACCTACCAGCTCAAGGACCCCAAGCGGGGCAACCAGCAGGTCAACAACCTCAACAACTCCACCAGCGGCGGCACGCTGTTCACCGACGCCGACAACAAGTGGGGCAACGGCAAGCCCAGCGACAAGGCCACGGCCGGCGTCGACGCCGCGTACGGCGCCGCCCAGACCTGGGACTACTACAAGGCCGTCCACGGCCGCAACGGCATCCGCAACGACGGCGTGGGCGCGCTGAGCAAGGTCCACTACGGCAACAACTACGTCAACGCGTTCTGGACCGACAGCTGCTTCTGCATGACCTACGGCGACGGCTCCGGCAACTCCAAGCCGCTGACCTCGCTCGACGTGGCCGCGCACGAGATGACCCACGGCGTCACGTCGGTGACCGCGCGCCTGGTGTACTCCGGCGAGTCCGGCGGCCTCAACGAGGCCACCAGCGACATCTTCGCCGCCGCGGTCGAGTTCGCGGGCAACAACCCGGCCGACGTCGGCGACTACCTGGTCGGCGAGAAGGTCGACATCCGCAACAACGGCACGCCGCTGCGCTACATGGACAAGCCGTCCAAGGACGGCAGCTCGCACGACAACTGGTCCACCAACACCGCCCGCGTGGACGTGCACTACTCCTCGGGTGTGGGCAACCACTTCTTCTACCTGCTGTCCGAGGGCAGCGGCGCGAAGACGATCAACGGCGTGTCCTACAACTCCCCCACCTCCGACGGCCAGTCGGTGACCGGCATCGGCCGCGACAAGGCCGAGAAGATCTGGTATCGGGCGCTGACCACCAAGTTCACCTCGACCACCAAGTACTCCAACGCCCGGACCGGCACGCTCGCCGCCGCGTCCGAGCTGTACGGCGCCAACAGCGCCGAGTACGCCGCGGTCAACCGCGCCTGGGTGGCCGTGAACGTGAAGTAGCCGTCCGACTCCGCAAGCCGTGGCCTCCCGGACCACCCTGCCCGGTCCGGGAGGCCACTTTCACGAACCGAGCATGTCGAAGTGGAAGCCGACGACGAACGCCGCCAGGCTCGCGGTCCGGATCGCCGTCACCACCCGGTCGTGCAGGTACAGCCAGGTCAGGAACCGGGGCAGCAGGTGGTTGACCGCCGCGAGGGCGGGCACGGAGGCGACCAGGGCGATCGCCAGGATCCCCAGCGGTCCGGAGTCCAGCCGCAGCACGACCCCGACGAGCACGAGGACGAACAGCCCGCCGAACACGATCACGCCGCGCCGCGCCGCCCGGCGGTCGACGCGCCACCGGTCGAGGTGGCCGCCCGCGACCCGGCGTTCGACCGAGGCGACGATCCGTTCGGGCCCGATGATGTCGACCACCAGCACCAGGCCGGCCAGGAACGCCATGAGCTTGCCGATCCTGGCCCACCAGAGGACCTTCACGCCCCACAGCACGGCGTCCTTGAGCGTGGGATCGCCGGCGGCCCACCGGGTCCACGCCTCCCACCAGCCCATGTCCTAGGCGCCGGTCGTGCCGCCGACCACCGCGTCCGACGAGGACGGTTTCTCCTCGGGCGGGACCACGCCGGACAGGTCGCCGCCGTTGTCGTTGAGCCGCAGGACGAACGGCCGGGTCTCGGTGTACCGGACGACCGACACCGACGCCGGGTCCACGACGATGCGCTGGAACCCGTCCAGGTGCACGCCCAACGCGTCGGCGAGCAGGGCCTTGATCACGTCGCCGTGGCTGCACGCCACCCACACCGCGCGCGGCCCGTGCTCGGCGGTGATCCGCGCGTCGTGCGCCCGGATCGCGGCGACCGCCCGGGTCTGCACCGACGCCAGTCCCTCGCCGCCGGGGAACACCGCGGCCGACGGGTGCTGCTGGACGACCCGCCACAGCGGTTCCTGCGCCAGCTCCTTCAACGCGCCGCCGGTCCAGTCGCCGTAGTCGACCTCGGCCAGGTCCGGCTCGACCACCGGCTCCAGTCCCCGTGCGCCCAACAGCGGCGCCAGGGTCTGCCGGCAGCGGTCCAACGGCGAGGTGACCACGGCGTCGACCGGGATGCCCGCCAACCGTCCGACCAGTTCCCCGGCCTGTTCCACGCCCCGGTCGGTCAACCCGACGCCGGGGGCACGACCCGCGAGCACGCCCGATCCGTTGGCGGTCGAGCGGGCGTGTCGCAGCAAGATCACGGTAGCCACGCGACCACTCTAGGTCGGCTTCACCAGGTCCATCGACAGCAGGCCCATGAGCACGATGCCCACGGAGATCCGGTACCAGACGAACGCCGAGTAGCTGTGCTTGGACACGTACCTCAGCAGCCAGGCGATGGTGGCGTAGCCGACCACGAACGCCACGGCCGTGGCCACGATCATCTGCGGCACCGAGGCGGCGTTCGGCTCGGACCGGTCGAGCACGTCCGGGATGCTGAACAGTCCCGCGCCGAACACCGACGGCAGCGCGAGCAGGAACGAGTAGCGGGCGGCGGCGGCCCGGTCCAGGCCCAGGAACAGGCCGGCGGTGAGCGTGCCGCCGGAGCGGGACACGCCGGGGATCAACGCCATCGCCTGCGCCAGGCCCATGCCCACGGCGTCCTTGAGGAACAGCTTGTCGCGGGCCTGCTTGCCGAAGTGGTCGGCCACGCCCAGCACGATGCCGAACACCACGAGCACGGTCGCCGTGATCCACAGGTTGCGCAGCTCGGAGCGGATCTGGTCCTTGAACACGTAGCCGAGGATCGCGATCGGGGCCGAGCCGATGATGACGTACCACGCCATCCGGTAGTCGTCGGTCTTGCGCGCCGCCTTGCTGAACAGCCCCTTGAACCACGCCGAGACGAAGTTGCCGATGTCCTTGGCGAAGTAGATCAGCACGGCCACCTCGGTGCCGAGCTGGGTCACCGCGGTGAACGACGCGCCCGCGTCGTTGCCGAAGAACAATGTCGACACGATGCGCAGGTGCGCCGACGAGGAAATGGGCAGGAATTCCGTCAGCCCTTGGACGAGTCCGAGAACCAGGGCCTGCAACCAGCTCAACTACCCACTCCTGCCAGATCCAGTGCGTCGGTCGCCGTCCGCAGGGCGGCGATCCCTTGCGCGAGATCTTGCAGCATGGGCGAAACGGTGAGCGTGGTGACCCCCGCTTGCGCGAACGCGGCCATCCGGTCGGCGATCCGCTCCTTCGGGCCGAGCAGCGACGTGGCGTCGAGGAACTCGAAGGGCAACGCCGCCATGGCGCCGTCGTAGTCGCGCGCCAGGTAGCGTTCCCGCACTTCGGCGGCCTCGGCGGCGTACCCCATGCGGGAGGCGAGGTCGTTGTAGAAGTTGCGGTCCCGGCTGCCCATGCCGCCGATGTAGAGCGCGGCGTACGGGCGCACGACGTCCGCGCACGCGGCCGGGTCGTCGCCGACCACGAGCGGGACGGTCGGCACGACGTCGAACCCGTCGAGGGTCCGGCCGGCGCGGCGGCGTCCGGTCTCCACGGCGGCCAGGAACTCGCCGGCGCGTTCGGGCGAGAAGAACAGGGCGAGCCAGCCGTCGGCGATCTCGCCCGCGAGTTCGACGTTGCGCGGTCCGATCGCGGCCAGGTAGACGGGGATGTGCTCGCGGACCGGGTGCGCGGTGAGGGTGAGTGCCTTGCCGGGGCCGTCGGGCAGGGGCAGCGTGTAGTACGCGCCGTCGTAGGTGAGGCGTTCGCGGCGCAGGGCGGTGCGCACGACGTCGACGTACTCGCGGGTGCGGGCCAGCGGTTTGTCGAAGCGCACGCCGTGCCAGCCTTCGGACACCTGCGGGCCGGACACGCCCAGGCCGAGCCGGAACCGGCCGCCGGACAGGGTGTCGAGGGTGGCGGCGGTCATCGCGGTCGTGGCCGGGGTGCGGGCCGGGATCTGCATGATCGCGCTGCCCACGTCGACCTTCGTGGTGTGCGCGGCCACCCAGGACAGCACGGTGGGCGCGTCCGAGCCGTACGCCTCCGCCGCCCACACCACGGAGTAGCCGAGCCGGTCGGCCTCCTTCGCCAGTTCGAGGTTGGCGGAATCGTTGCCGGCACCCCAGTACCCGAGGTTCAGTCCCAATCGCACGCGCGTGACCTTACCGACGGGTAACCACCGGCGCCAGGCATTCCGATCACCCCTCACGATTGCGGGTGAACACACCGTGACCGGGACGCGTGCGGATCGCGTTCACCCTTTAGGCTGCGCCACGTGGAACAGCGACACCTGGGCCGCAGCGGCCTGCGCGTCTCCCGCCTGGGCCTGGGCACCATGACCTGGGGCCGGGACACCGACGCCGAGACGGCCGAGGCGCTGCTGATCGCGTTCACCGAGGCCGGCGGCACCCTGGTCGACACCGCCGACGTCTACGTCGAGGGCGAGAGCGAACGCGTCCTGGGCCGCCTGCTCGCCGGGATCGTGCCCCGCGACCAGGTCGTCGTGGCGACCAAGGCCGTGGCCCGCCGCGACGACGGCCCGTTCGGCGGCGGCGCGTCGCGCGGCGCCCTGCTCGCCGCGCTGGAGGGGTCGCTGCGCCGCCTCGACCTGGACCACGTCGACCTGTGGCAGTTGCACGCGTGGGACGCGACCGTGCCGCTCGAGGAGACCCTGTCGGCCGTGGACGCCGCCGTGACCGGCGGAAAGGTCCGCTACGCGGGCGTGTCGAACTACGCGGGCTGGCAACTGGGCACCGCCGC includes the following:
- a CDS encoding ArsR/SmtB family transcription factor; translation: MRALQHPDVGEIQLAAVLNALADPVRLRIVAELTRSGGIVCGQFDVPVSMSTLSHHLKVLREAGVLRVTPHGSFRRHELRRDEMQRRFPGLLDSVTSALG
- a CDS encoding aldo/keto reductase, whose translation is MEQRHLGRSGLRVSRLGLGTMTWGRDTDAETAEALLIAFTEAGGTLVDTADVYVEGESERVLGRLLAGIVPRDQVVVATKAVARRDDGPFGGGASRGALLAALEGSLRRLDLDHVDLWQLHAWDATVPLEETLSAVDAAVTGGKVRYAGVSNYAGWQLGTAAALPGHTPIVSTQVEYSLLERGIEREVAPAAEHHGIGLLPWAPLGRGVLTGKYRNGTPADSRGASTHYAGYVEQHRTDRAARIVQAVATAADGLGTSPLSVALAWVRDRPGVVAPIVGARDATQLAGSLAAETLTLPPAIRAALDDVSAIDFGYPERPLV
- a CDS encoding histidine phosphatase family protein, translated to MATVILLRHARSTANGSGVLAGRAPGVGLTDRGVEQAGELVGRLAGIPVDAVVTSPLDRCRQTLAPLLGARGLEPVVEPDLAEVDYGDWTGGALKELAQEPLWRVVQQHPSAAVFPGGEGLASVQTRAVAAIRAHDARITAEHGPRAVWVACSHGDVIKALLADALGVHLDGFQRIVVDPASVSVVRYTETRPFVLRLNDNGGDLSGVVPPEEKPSSSDAVVGGTTGA
- a CDS encoding MBL fold metallo-hydrolase, giving the protein MTFGVTVLGTATPHPRPDRPCSGYLLHTAATRIWVDAGTGTLAELQRHTALADVDAIWISHTHADHAADLLPAYYALLFAGLPPHRPTLLGPPGLAHRLETFLASTGPNPADAAFDVRELHDGARFDVGDLSLRTAAVDHGVPAFGLRAAHDGRVFAYSGDTAPCPALDALADGADLFLCEADGGGPDHCAPEDAARAGRGAGGLLITHVGPGLTEAEAAERAAAPVARTGVTYPIGSS
- a CDS encoding LLM class F420-dependent oxidoreductase; amino-acid sequence: MRLGLNLGYWGAGNDSANLELAKEADRLGYSVVWAAEAYGSDAPTVLSWVAAHTTKVDVGSAIMQIPARTPATTAMTAATLDTLSGGRFRLGLGVSGPQVSEGWHGVRFDKPLARTREYVDVVRTALRRERLTYDGAYYTLPLPDGPGKALTLTAHPVREHIPVYLAAIGPRNVELAGEIADGWLALFFSPERAGEFLAAVETGRRRAGRTLDGFDVVPTVPLVVGDDPAACADVVRPYAALYIGGMGSRDRNFYNDLASRMGYAAEAAEVRERYLARDYDGAMAALPFEFLDATSLLGPKERIADRMAAFAQAGVTTLTVSPMLQDLAQGIAALRTATDALDLAGVGS
- a CDS encoding M4 family metallopeptidase, producing the protein MKRHLGYAAALAAIALVAANSPTATAAPASLAQQLSLGSQERLVVVDVVPGADGSEHVRYDRTYRGLPVVGGDLVVHRARDGKVKDVVRATDAKLDLKTTTPAFTAAGGRLVVFAVDRTPTLAWETVTTGVKADQTPTELHVYTDAATGAELLRYDAVMHVEGSGVSTYSGTVALETTQSGSTYQLKDPKRGNQQVNNLNNSTSGGTLFTDADNKWGNGKPSDKATAGVDAAYGAAQTWDYYKAVHGRNGIRNDGVGALSKVHYGNNYVNAFWTDSCFCMTYGDGSGNSKPLTSLDVAAHEMTHGVTSVTARLVYSGESGGLNEATSDIFAAAVEFAGNNPADVGDYLVGEKVDIRNNGTPLRYMDKPSKDGSSHDNWSTNTARVDVHYSSGVGNHFFYLLSEGSGAKTINGVSYNSPTSDGQSVTGIGRDKAEKIWYRALTTKFTSTTKYSNARTGTLAAASELYGANSAEYAAVNRAWVAVNVK
- a CDS encoding undecaprenyl-diphosphate phosphatase codes for the protein MSWLQALVLGLVQGLTEFLPISSSAHLRIVSTLFFGNDAGASFTAVTQLGTEVAVLIYFAKDIGNFVSAWFKGLFSKAARKTDDYRMAWYVIIGSAPIAILGYVFKDQIRSELRNLWITATVLVVFGIVLGVADHFGKQARDKLFLKDAVGMGLAQAMALIPGVSRSGGTLTAGLFLGLDRAAAARYSFLLALPSVFGAGLFSIPDVLDRSEPNAASVPQMIVATAVAFVVGYATIAWLLRYVSKHSYSAFVWYRISVGIVLMGLLSMDLVKPT